The Manduca sexta isolate Smith_Timp_Sample1 unplaced genomic scaffold, JHU_Msex_v1.0 HiC_scaffold_3002, whole genome shotgun sequence DNA window GCCTCATGATGTAGTCGGGCCAATTGTCCGGGAACATGACTAGGAAGAAACCCACGCCGATCAGTATGATGCCCGCCAGCTTCATACCCTCGAACTGAACACCGTACAGAACCACGTCCAAGCTGAGAACatcattattacaataataatccTCGAAGCATAAgatgagtattttattttatttttgtagtgaGTAAACAATTACTTGTTTTACCGTGAgtttacatattacataaattataggGATcacttttcaataaaatttattttatatctgtcgAGTTTTCATGAAGAATGAAAATCCATGTATAttcaattcatattaaaatttatataaaaactttagtCAGTCACAAATGTCAACCATTTAAAACTTACCCGCAGAGACGGGACGGCGGTGATAAGAGCGAGCGAgacaaatatattgtatgtgATGATGTTGCCAAACTGCAGCACCAGGTGGAACACTGTAAGAAAATAACCCATACTGATAAACAATACATCAGATCTTTAGAAAAGTAAGAAGACAAGCAttccggtcataaaaactaagcaaTTCCTAAATTATGTCCTTCcctgggtctcaaactatcttcaaatcaaaattttatttaaattcatttggtagttttaagtttatcgccTTTAGACAGGCAGAGAGATGCGGCAGGGGACTTTaatataacgtatttttttattaactttttaaaaggaataattcCGCCATACATGGTTGTTGCGTAACATTAACAGTTTACGCAGCACACTAACCAAGTAGCGCCACACTGGCCACCAGCAGATATATCCAGGGCAGGTGGTGCGTGGGCAGGAGTCTCGGGCCGGTGAGGTACAGCGCCAGCGCCACCGGCCACAGCAGCGACGCGTTCACCACGCCCAGGATCGAGAAGAACAACGCGCGCTGCCCGGAGTTCACTTCGCCCATCACTTTTCTGAACAAGACCTGTgcaattaaagaataataaccTTAATATCATATTCTTATAGGTCAAAACTAAAATGCCGTCAGATTAGTCAAATAGTGTAATGTTTTATACGCATAGTATGAGATCCATTTCGAATAATTTCACAACAAATAGTAGGTAGAATACGGTTTACATTCGTATACGCGACgtataataatttgtgtacCCATCAAAATCGATC harbors:
- the LOC119192621 gene encoding LOW QUALITY PROTEIN: putative thiamine transporter SLC35F3 (The sequence of the model RefSeq protein was modified relative to this genomic sequence to represent the inferred CDS: deleted 1 base in 1 codon), with protein sequence IVAAILCDTGIALLAYMDGITGSPRWRVVSPCAAAGYAIFKVLFRKVMGEVNSGQRALFFSILGVVNASLLWPVALALYLTG